A region of the Pseudomonas silesiensis genome:
GTTCCACTTGCCCTTCTCGCCCCAGCGATAACCGATGGAGCCCTGAGGGGACACCAGTTCGCCGCTGACATCGAGGGCGATGGTTTTCCATTCCGGGTTGTTTTCCTGGCCGAGGTTGTCGGTCAGGTCACTGGCGCGCAGGAAGCGGTCCGGCTGGTAACCGGCGCCCGGTGCCTTGTCGACCATTTGCTTGAGCAGCACCAGCACCGGCAAATCGGTGAAGCGCTTGGCGTAGTCGGTGAAATAGGCGCTCGGTTTGTCCAGGTGGAATTCTTTGAAGATCACATGGTTGAACGCCTGGGCCAGCGCCGCATCGGTGCCTTGCTTAGGGTTCAGCCACAGGTCGGTGAGCTTGGCGACTTCCGAGTAGTCCGGGGTGATCGCCACCGTCTTGGTGCCCTTGTAACGGACTTCGGTAAAGAAGTGCGCGTCGGGGGTACGGGTCTGCGGGACGTTGGAGCCCCAGGCAATGATGTAATTGGAGTTGTACCAGTCGGCCGATTCCGGCACGTCTGTCTGCTCGCCCCAGACCATCGGCGAGGCCGGTGGCAAGTCGCAGTACCAGTCGTAGAAACTCAGGCAGGCGCCACCGATCAGCGACAGATAACGCGAGCCTGCGGCGTAGCTGACCATCGACATGGCCGGGATCGGCGAGAACCCGACGATCCTGTCGGGGCCGTATTGCTTGATCGTATAGACGTTGGCGGCAGCGATGATCTCGTTGACTTCTTCCCAGTTGGAGCGAATGAAGCCACCCATGCCGCGCTTGCTTTTATAGGAGTCGGCCTTGGCCTTGTCCTCGACGATGCTGGCCCAGGCTTCCACCGGCGCCATGGTCTGCCGCGCATCGCGCCAGAGTTTGAGCAACGGCTTGCGGATTTTCGGGTACTTGAGCCGGTTGGCGCTGTAGATGTACCAGCTGTAGCTGGCGCCACGGGGGCAGCCACGGGGCTCGTGGTTCGGCAGATCGTTACGGGTACGCGGGTAGTCGGTCTGCTGGGTTTCCCAGGTGATCAGGCCGTTCTTGACGTAGATTTTCCACGAGCAGGAGCCGGTGCAGTTCACCCCGTGGGTGGAACGCACGATCTTGTCGTACTGCCAGCGCGAACGGTAGACGTTCTCCCAGTCGCGGGACTCCTTGCGGGTCTCGCCATGACCGTCGGAAAACTCGTTTTGCTTGCGATTGAAAAACTTCAGTTGATCCAGTAAATGACTCACGGTGTAGTCCTCTCAGGCTTGCTGCGGGGTTCTGTGCCCCGCCCACGCAATGGTTGGATTCGGGTCGTCTTAGCAGGGAGTCGCGGCGCCTTTGCGCGCGTACCACCACCACGTCACCACGATGCAGCTCAGGTAAAAGCCGACGAACATGTAGAAGGCCATCTCCGGGCCACCGGTCAGGGCCATCGAAGAGCCGAAGGATTTGGGAATGAAGAACGCACCGAAGGCGCCCATGGCCGAGCTGAAGCCCAGGACCGCGGCTGACTCTTTGCCGGCGTTTTTCAAGGCTTGTTCGCGTACTGCCGGTGGTTTTCCGGCCGAGGCTTTTTCGTGCTGGGTGCGGAAGATCACCGGGATCATGCGGAAGGTGGAGCCGTTGCCGATGCCGGTGGTAATGAACAGCAGCATGAACATGCCGAGATAGCCGTAGAAGTTGCCGGGCTCACCGTTCTGCGGCAGGAAGTGCATGACGCCGAAGACCATCGCGATCATCGCCACGAAGTTCCACAAGGTCACCTTCGCGCCGCCGAGCTTGTCCGCCAGCCAGCCGCCCAATGGGCGTACCAGCGCACCGACCAACGGGCCGAGGAAGGCGAATTTCAAGGCGATGACATCAGGAAACGAGGTTTTGATCAGCAGTGGAAATGCGGCGGAGAAACCGATGAACGAACCGAAAGTCGCCAGGTATAACCAGCACATCAGCCAGTTGTGTTTGCGTTTGAAGATGACCGCCTGCTCGCTGAAGGAAGCGCGGGCACTGGACAGGTCATTCATGCCGAACCAGGCCAGCACCGTGACCAGGACAATGAACGGCACCCAGATGAAACCGGCGTTCTGCAACCACAGCTGGCCACCGTCCGGCAGGGCTTGCGGCGAGCCGCCCATGAAACCGAACACACCGAAGGTAATCACCAACGGTACACAGAACTGCATCACCGAGACGCCCAGGTTGCCCAGCCCGGCGTTGAGGCCAAGGGCCGTGCCCTGCTGCGACTTGGGGTAGAAGAAGCTGATGTTGGACATGCTCGAGGCGAAGTTGCCGCCACCAAAACCGCAGAGCAAGGCAATCAACACGAACACGCTGTAAGAGGTGCTCGGGTCCTGCACGGCGAAGCCCATCCAGATCGAGGGCAACAGCAGCGATGCGGTGCTCAGGGCGGTCCAGCGCCGGCCGCCGAAAATCGGCACCATAAAGGAATAGAAGACGCGCAAGGTCGCCCCCGACAGCCCCGGCAACGCCGCCAGCCAGAACAGCTGGTCGGTGGTGAAGCTGAAGCCGATGGCGTTCAAACGCACGATCACCGTGCTCCAGACCATCCACACCGCAAAGGCCAACAGCAGCGCAGGAATGGAAATCCACAAGTTGCGCGTGGCGGTCTGTTTGCCGCTACTTCCCCAGAATGCTGGGTCCTCGGGGCGCCAGTCATGAATGACCGGGCCTTTGTCAGGCTTTTGCAGAACGGACATGTTCTTCTCCTAGGGCAATGCTGGAAAACGGGGACTGGGTCAGCGGCGGCGCTTTACCCAGCACCGGGCTTTTGCGTATCTCGCTGAAGTACATCCAGGTGAGGGAGACCCAGACCACGCCGTACATCAACATGAAGCAGGAAGAGCGCACGCCGGTGAGGTCCACC
Encoded here:
- a CDS encoding NarK family nitrate/nitrite MFS transporter produces the protein MSVLQKPDKGPVIHDWRPEDPAFWGSSGKQTATRNLWISIPALLLAFAVWMVWSTVIVRLNAIGFSFTTDQLFWLAALPGLSGATLRVFYSFMVPIFGGRRWTALSTASLLLPSIWMGFAVQDPSTSYSVFVLIALLCGFGGGNFASSMSNISFFYPKSQQGTALGLNAGLGNLGVSVMQFCVPLVITFGVFGFMGGSPQALPDGGQLWLQNAGFIWVPFIVLVTVLAWFGMNDLSSARASFSEQAVIFKRKHNWLMCWLYLATFGSFIGFSAAFPLLIKTSFPDVIALKFAFLGPLVGALVRPLGGWLADKLGGAKVTLWNFVAMIAMVFGVMHFLPQNGEPGNFYGYLGMFMLLFITTGIGNGSTFRMIPVIFRTQHEKASAGKPPAVREQALKNAGKESAAVLGFSSAMGAFGAFFIPKSFGSSMALTGGPEMAFYMFVGFYLSCIVVTWWWYARKGAATPC